Sequence from the Sphingomonas suaedae genome:
ATCATCATCAACATGCCGATGATCGGCACCACCAGCGCCTGATCGGTGGTCAGCCCGATGCGCCGCGAGAGGTAGGTCGGCATGTAGCTGAGCAACGTATAGTTGACCACGTTGAGCGCGATCACCAGCCCGCCGACGACGAGCAGGGGACGCCAGTAATTGCGGGCAATGGCGCCAAGGCCGGGCGCCGCGCGTCCTTCCGCCACCACCTGCTCCTCAAGAAATACCGGCGTATCTTCGAGCTTCGAGCGCAGATACATGCCCACCAGTCCCATTGGTGCTGCCACCAGGAACGGGATGCGCCACCCCCAGTCGTGCATCACCGCATCACCCAGTAGCAGCGAGAAGGCGAGCATCAGCGCGGCGCCGAAGGAAAAGCCCGCCAGCGTCCCGAATTCAAGGAAGCTGCCATAGAAACCACGCCGGTCGTCGGGCGCATATTCGGCCATAAAGGTCGCCGCCCCGCCATATTCGCCACCGGTCGAAAAACCCTGGATCATTCGCAATGCGATCAGCAGCGCGGGTGCCCACCAGCCGATCGTCGCATAGGACGGTATCAGTCCGACGCCCAGCGTCGCGCCTGCCATCAGCAATATGGTAAGCGCCAGCACCGACTTGCGCCCGATCCGATCGCCCAGCGGCCCCCAGAACAGGCCCCCGAGCGGGCGGATCAGGAAGGAGATGGCAAAGGTGGCGAGCGCGAACAACACGGCCTCATCCGTCTCGCCCGGGAACAGCGCGGCAGAGATATAGGTCACGCCATAGGCATAGATGCCGTAATCGAACCACTCGGTCGCATTGCCCAGCGCGGATGCGGTGATCGCGCGGCGCAGCGTCGAGGGATCGGACACGGTATCGGCGGGGGTGAGCATGGCCTGGGTCATGATTAGCCTTTCTGCGGCTGGGGCTGGGCGTCATCGGACGATGCCGGGTCGAGCAGCGCGGCGACGGGGGTCGTGCGGGGCAGGATCTGAAAATCCTGCTGCGCGGCGTCGGGCACCGGCTGGGTCGCGGCAAGGCGCCACAGGCCAAAGCCAAGCATCGCAGCGGTGCAGAGCGCGATGAACAGGAACAACCCGCCTGGCCCGGCAAGCGTCATCGCCGATGCCGCTCCCATCGGCCCGAGTGCGGCGCCGACCGAATAGAGCAGCACCAGCTGGCCACTGGCGCTTACGCGCTCGGACGGCAGCAGGCGGTCGTTGGCGTGCGCCACGCAAAGCGGATAGAGCGCAAAGCTCAGTCCGCCGAAGCCGAACCCGAGCACCAGCAGCGCGAGACCGCGCATCTCCGTCGCAAGGGCGGCGGAAATCGCCAGCGTGACGGCGAAGCAGCCGATGATGACGCGGCGACGGTCGTAGCGATCCGACAGTCGCCCAAGCGGCCATTGCAGCGCCACGCCGCCGAGGATGACGACCATCATGAATGTGCCCGTATCGGCGAGGCTCAGCCCCAGCCGCCGCGCATAGATTGCCGCCAGCCCGTAAAAGGCGCCGAGTGCAAGGCCGGTGACCCCGGCCCCCGCAACCCCCAGAGGCGATGCGATGAACAGGCGGCGCAGCGATAGCGGCTCGACTTCGCCGAGCATCGGCGCGGCGCTGCGGGTCAGGCAGATCGGGATGATCGCAAGCGAGATCAGGATCGACGCGAGTTCGAACGGCACCGCCGGTACCGTCTTGCCGGTCTGGAGCAGCAATTGGCCCAGTGCCTGACCGGAATAGAGCGCGACCATGTAGAAGGCGAGCACCGACCCGCGCGTTTCGGGTTCCGCCCGGTCGTTCAGCCAGCTTTCCAGACAGATGAAGACGCCCGCGATGCAGATCCCGTCGACAAGACGCAACGCGGCCCAAAGCAGCGGGTGCTGGAGCAACGCATAGGTCAGCGTGCTGGCCGACAGCAGCGCGACAAAGGCGGCAAAGGCGCGGATATGGCCGACCCGGCGGACGATCTCCCCGGAGCGCAACGCGCCAAGGACCAGCCCGCCAAAATAGGCGGTCGCGACCAGGCCGATGACCATGGTTCCGCTGCCCGCACGCTCGAGCCGCAGCCCGATCAGCGTGGACAGAAAGCCGCTGCCGGCCATCATCACGAAGATCGCCAGCAGCAGGCTCTGGACGGGGCGGGTCGCCGCGAACATCGAAGGGGTCAGGCCGCTCGACGGCCTGACGCCGTATCCTCCGCGTCGCGAACATCCTCGATCAGCGCATTGTGCAGCACGCACACTGCCCGTTCGAAGTCCGGGGATTCGACGATGAACTGCACATCGACGTTGCGGATCTGGTGCTGGATCGCGATCACGCCGATCCCGGCATCGTCGAGTGCACGCAGCGCGTCGCCGACCAGGCCGGGCCGCGAGATGTCGCTGCCGATCGCCGCGACCATCGCCACCGGATGCGCCGAGATCGCCGCGTCGGGATAGCGTTCTTCCAGGTCGGTAATCACCTTCTTCACCGCCCCGGCGCTCGCCGAGAGATAGTGAGTGATCGTGTTCGCGTTGGAGGACTTGCTGACGATCCAGATCCCGTGCCGCGTCAATACGTCGAGGATCGTGGCGTCATAGCCCTTCACCCCGACCATATCCTGTTCGAAGAATTGCAGCGCCTGCATCTGGCGGATGCCGGTGATGATCTCGACGCGCGGCTCTTCCGAGACATAGTCCCCGCGCACCAGCGTGCCCGCATCCTGGCGATCGAACGTGTTGCGCACGCGTAGGGGAATATCGGTCTGGCGCAGCCCGCGCCCGGCACCCGGGTGGATCGCCTCCATGCCCAGATTGGCGAGCTGGTCGGCAACGTCGTAATTGGTGCGGCCGATCTTGCGCGCCTTGTCGACGCCGACCAGCTTGGGGTCGGCGCTGGAGAGATGGAACTCCTTGTGGATGATCGCCTCGCGCGCACCGGTCATGACGGCGATGCGCGAGAAGGTCATCTCGGTATAGCCGCGCGCATAGCGCCGCACCATGCCGCCGGTGCAGCCCGCATAGCCGGTGACGATCGGCAGCGTGGTGGCGAGATCAATCTCGGCAAACGCCTCCGTGACCCGCTCGTCCAGCGTGCGCGGGTCTTCCTCGTTCCAGAGGGTGAGGTCGACGAAGCGCGCATTGACGTCGCGGTCGCGCAGCAACAGCGCGGTGCTATGTGCGCTATGGGCCTCCCCCAGCCCGGCGAGCAATTCGCGCACCGTAACCAGCTGTTCCTTCACGCAGAAGCGCCCATGGCTGCGCAGTCGTGCAAGATCGTCGAGACAGGCGGTCACCGCGTCCAGACGTTCGTCGACGAACGCGTCCGCCTCAGCCCGGCTCGCGGGCCGCACGAACATCTCGGCGTTGCGCTCCCGCATCGCGGTGCGGACCGCTTCCATCGCCGCGCGCCAGCCGTCATTGCTCTCGTCATCGGCGACGAAACGGCCATAGACGCCCGGCTCGCCGGTTTTCTTGTTCTCCAGTAGCAAATTGGTCATCCCGGCATAGGCCGAGACGACGAAAATGCGATTGTACAGATCCGGACCCGATCGGCCCGCGATCAAGACATTGTCGAACAATGTCGCGGTCGCGGCCATCGACGTGCCGCCGATCTTCTCGACGCTGTGCGTCCCCTTTTCGGCCATGCTCATGCCGCCACCCGTTCGATCAGATCGCCATGCGCGGGCTCGATCGCGGTCGGCTCGCCGCGATCGGCGAGGAACCAGGGTCGTGGCTTTTCGACCCCGAAGGGCGCCTCGAGCCGATTGCTGACGGCGTTATAGACCATGAAGGCGTTGGCGCGCGGGAAGGGCGTGATGTTGCCGTTCGACCCATGCATCATGTTGCAGTCGAAGATCACCACGGTACCCGGCGCGCCGGTCGGCGCGACGATGCCGTGCTTGTGCGCCAGTTCGGCCAGGCTGTCCGCGTCGGGGACACCATATTCCTGTTTCTTGAGCGAACTGAGATAATGGTCGTCGGGCGTCTCGCCCACACAGGTCAGATAGGTGCGGTGTGACCCCGGAATCAGCATCAGCGGACCGTTGTGCTGGGTATTC
This genomic interval carries:
- a CDS encoding MFS transporter, with amino-acid sequence MTQAMLTPADTVSDPSTLRRAITASALGNATEWFDYGIYAYGVTYISAALFPGETDEAVLFALATFAISFLIRPLGGLFWGPLGDRIGRKSVLALTILLMAGATLGVGLIPSYATIGWWAPALLIALRMIQGFSTGGEYGGAATFMAEYAPDDRRGFYGSFLEFGTLAGFSFGAALMLAFSLLLGDAVMHDWGWRIPFLVAAPMGLVGMYLRSKLEDTPVFLEEQVVAEGRAAPGLGAIARNYWRPLLVVGGLVIALNVVNYTLLSYMPTYLSRRIGLTTDQALVVPIIGMLMMMVFLPYAGALSDRIGRRPMWRWSLIGLLVFAVPLYLLMGTGLAGAIVGFVLLGLLYVPQLATITATFPALFPTSVRFAGFAIAYNVSTSIFGGTAPAIGSGLISWTGNELMPAFYMMLACVIGLITLRYMPETAGRSMREDPFARRENFSKAETGGERASPAMRRT
- a CDS encoding MFS transporter: MFAATRPVQSLLLAIFVMMAGSGFLSTLIGLRLERAGSGTMVIGLVATAYFGGLVLGALRSGEIVRRVGHIRAFAAFVALLSASTLTYALLQHPLLWAALRLVDGICIAGVFICLESWLNDRAEPETRGSVLAFYMVALYSGQALGQLLLQTGKTVPAVPFELASILISLAIIPICLTRSAAPMLGEVEPLSLRRLFIASPLGVAGAGVTGLALGAFYGLAAIYARRLGLSLADTGTFMMVVILGGVALQWPLGRLSDRYDRRRVIIGCFAVTLAISAALATEMRGLALLVLGFGFGGLSFALYPLCVAHANDRLLPSERVSASGQLVLLYSVGAALGPMGAASAMTLAGPGGLFLFIALCTAAMLGFGLWRLAATQPVPDAAQQDFQILPRTTPVAALLDPASSDDAQPQPQKG
- a CDS encoding aspartate kinase encodes the protein MSMAEKGTHSVEKIGGTSMAATATLFDNVLIAGRSGPDLYNRIFVVSAYAGMTNLLLENKKTGEPGVYGRFVADDESNDGWRAAMEAVRTAMRERNAEMFVRPASRAEADAFVDERLDAVTACLDDLARLRSHGRFCVKEQLVTVRELLAGLGEAHSAHSTALLLRDRDVNARFVDLTLWNEEDPRTLDERVTEAFAEIDLATTLPIVTGYAGCTGGMVRRYARGYTEMTFSRIAVMTGAREAIIHKEFHLSSADPKLVGVDKARKIGRTNYDVADQLANLGMEAIHPGAGRGLRQTDIPLRVRNTFDRQDAGTLVRGDYVSEEPRVEIITGIRQMQALQFFEQDMVGVKGYDATILDVLTRHGIWIVSKSSNANTITHYLSASAGAVKKVITDLEERYPDAAISAHPVAMVAAIGSDISRPGLVGDALRALDDAGIGVIAIQHQIRNVDVQFIVESPDFERAVCVLHNALIEDVRDAEDTASGRRAA